The proteins below come from a single Streptococcus canis genomic window:
- a CDS encoding alpha-ketoacid dehydrogenase subunit beta, with product MSETKLMALREAVNLAMTEEMRKDENIFLMGEDVGVYGGDFGTSVGMIEEFGAKRVKDTPISEAAISGAAIGAAITGLRPIVDVTFMDFLTIMMDAIVNNGAKNNYMFGGGLITPVTFRVASGSGIGSAAQHSQSLEAWLTHIPGIKVVAPGNANDAKGLLKSAIRDNNIVLFMEPKALYGKKEEVNQDPDFYIPLGKGEIKREGTDLTIVSYGRMLERVLQAAEEVAADGINVEVVDPRTLIPLDKELIIESVKKTGRLMLVNDAYKTGGFIGEIATMITESEAFDYLDHPIVRLASEDVPVPYARVLEQAILPDVEKIKAAIVKMANKGN from the coding sequence ATGTCAGAAACAAAATTAATGGCTTTGCGTGAAGCAGTCAACCTTGCTATGACTGAGGAAATGCGCAAGGATGAAAACATTTTCCTTATGGGTGAAGACGTAGGGGTTTATGGAGGAGACTTTGGTACCTCTGTTGGAATGATTGAAGAATTTGGTGCAAAACGTGTTAAAGACACACCAATTTCAGAAGCTGCCATCTCTGGTGCAGCTATTGGTGCAGCGATTACAGGACTTCGTCCAATTGTTGACGTTACCTTCATGGATTTCCTTACTATCATGATGGACGCTATCGTTAACAATGGTGCTAAAAATAACTACATGTTCGGTGGAGGCCTGATTACCCCTGTAACCTTCCGTGTGGCATCAGGTTCAGGTATCGGTTCTGCTGCGCAACACTCACAATCTCTTGAAGCTTGGTTGACCCACATTCCAGGAATTAAAGTTGTTGCTCCAGGGAATGCTAACGATGCTAAAGGCTTGTTAAAATCAGCTATCCGTGATAATAACATTGTTCTTTTCATGGAACCAAAGGCTCTTTATGGTAAAAAAGAAGAAGTTAACCAAGATCCTGATTTCTATATCCCACTTGGTAAAGGTGAGATAAAACGTGAAGGAACTGATTTGACAATCGTTTCTTACGGTCGTATGTTGGAGCGTGTTCTTCAAGCAGCTGAAGAAGTGGCAGCAGATGGTATTAACGTTGAAGTTGTTGACCCACGTACCCTTATCCCACTTGATAAAGAATTGATCATTGAATCAGTTAAGAAAACAGGTAGATTGATGCTTGTCAACGATGCTTACAAGACAGGTGGATTCATTGGTGAAATTGCAACCATGATTACCGAAAGTGAAGCTTTTGATTACCTTGATCATCCAATCGTTCGTCTTGCCAGTGAAGATGTTCCAGTACCTTATGCACGTGTACTTGAACAAGCTATCTTACCAGACGTTGAGAAAATCAAGGCTGCTATTGTTAAAATGGCAAATAAAGGCAATTAG
- a CDS encoding dihydrolipoamide acetyltransferase → MAFEIIMPKLGVDMQEGEIIEWKKQEGDTVNEGDVLLEIMSDKTNMELEAEDSGVLLKIVRPAGDTVPVTEVIGYIGAEGESVDTIASSEKATEIPVPASADAGPAVAPKKNVASPVPQVAATAIPQGNSGKVRATPAARKAAAELGIDLGQVPGTGPKGRVHKEDVENFKGAQPKASPLARKIAADKGIDLATVSGTGFNGKVMKEDIMATLEAAKPVEAKAPSALKEEKVVELPEGVEHKPMSAMRKAISKGMTNSYLTAPTFTLNYDIDMTEMIALRKKLIDPIMAKTGLKVSFTDLIGMAVVKTLMKPEHEYMNASLINDANDIELHRFVNLGIAVGLDDGLIVPVIHGADKMSLSDFVLASKDVIKKAQTGKLKAAEMSGSTFSITNLGMFGTKTFNPIINQPNSAILGVGATIPTPTVVDGEIVARPIMAMCLTIDHRLVDGMNGAKFMVDLKKLMENPFELLI, encoded by the coding sequence ATGGCATTTGAAATTATTATGCCAAAGCTCGGCGTTGACATGCAAGAGGGCGAAATCATCGAATGGAAAAAACAAGAAGGTGATACCGTCAATGAAGGTGATGTCCTACTTGAAATCATGTCAGACAAAACCAATATGGAACTTGAGGCAGAAGACTCAGGTGTGCTATTGAAAATTGTCCGCCCAGCTGGTGATACTGTGCCTGTAACAGAAGTTATTGGTTATATTGGTGCAGAAGGTGAATCAGTAGATACTATTGCTTCAAGCGAAAAAGCAACAGAAATTCCAGTTCCTGCGTCAGCTGATGCTGGACCAGCAGTTGCTCCAAAAAAGAATGTGGCAAGTCCAGTTCCTCAGGTAGCAGCGACAGCTATTCCTCAAGGAAATAGTGGAAAAGTACGTGCTACCCCAGCTGCCCGTAAAGCAGCGGCAGAATTGGGTATTGATCTTGGCCAAGTGCCAGGGACAGGCCCAAAAGGACGTGTGCATAAAGAAGACGTTGAGAACTTTAAAGGTGCTCAACCTAAAGCATCACCACTTGCTCGTAAAATTGCAGCTGATAAAGGCATTGATTTGGCAACCGTATCAGGTACTGGCTTTAATGGTAAGGTCATGAAAGAAGACATTATGGCTACCCTTGAAGCAGCTAAACCAGTTGAAGCAAAAGCACCATCAGCACTTAAAGAAGAAAAAGTTGTTGAACTTCCAGAAGGTGTGGAACACAAGCCAATGTCAGCTATGCGTAAGGCAATCTCTAAAGGTATGACAAACTCTTATCTTACTGCACCTACCTTTACGCTTAACTACGATATTGACATGACAGAAATGATTGCCCTTCGTAAGAAGTTAATCGATCCAATTATGGCTAAAACAGGTCTTAAAGTCAGCTTTACGGACTTGATTGGCATGGCAGTTGTTAAGACCTTGATGAAACCTGAACATGAATATATGAACGCTTCACTTATCAATGATGCCAATGATATCGAGTTGCATCGCTTTGTCAACCTTGGTATTGCTGTAGGTCTTGATGATGGTCTTATCGTTCCAGTTATTCATGGGGCTGACAAGATGAGTTTATCAGACTTCGTTCTTGCCTCAAAAGATGTGATTAAAAAGGCACAAACTGGTAAATTGAAAGCAGCTGAAATGTCTGGCTCAACCTTCTCAATTACCAACTTGGGAATGTTTGGTACTAAGACGTTTAATCCAATCATTAACCAACCCAACTCAGCTATTCTTGGTGTTGGTGCCACAATTCCAACCCCAACGGTTGTGGATGGTGAGATTGTTGCTCGTCCAATTATGGCAATGTGCTTGACCATTGACCACCGGTTGGTTGACGGTATGAATGGTGCTAAATTCATGGTTGACCTCAAGAAATTGATGGAAAACCCATTTGAATTGTTAATCTGA
- a CDS encoding NADase-type glycan-binding domain-containing protein, protein MKKNKFSLSKFILMASITTILTGSVTNDFIGDSVYASPVKSARQSNTNKLKKAKKSKNYDSTTVVEATASSSKENKHIMHTLDSSMKTAWEDDSPGNGVGETLSYKFDSLTNIGRVLITNGDVSSKENYYNKNRIAKADLKYYNGDKLVLVQQVDFADNYTKKPYHVELDKKVDVDKVEIEVTAIHQGKNKDTLAISEVTFGNLEKDKFQNKFNQLREKWVTDQQAEEFIKYAEAYADKAIAMSAVSSRTEYYRMYESRKYNYKKEFVENLKKIYLDTGASHIASKKDIISAFENAARGFSIGRQEHGLFVTSVAEDNAHLYDDKGNLKAAAAIEEIKGVDPGKYKDGVYQYEYDAALAKNINQLGFIRTASGDTPGANSLNIPGCQTFAGKNIQNSESELIFPSIDVKGISSKKVLAEIDSKGYFEIVDPTIITPKGERKQVSGRFKIKKM, encoded by the coding sequence ATGAAGAAAAATAAATTTTCTCTTTCTAAGTTTATTTTAATGGCTAGTATTACTACCATTCTCACGGGAAGCGTGACTAACGACTTCATTGGGGATAGTGTTTACGCATCACCTGTTAAGTCAGCACGTCAATCTAACACTAATAAATTAAAAAAAGCTAAAAAATCTAAGAACTATGATTCTACAACAGTTGTTGAAGCTACGGCTTCTAGTTCAAAAGAAAACAAGCATATCATGCACACTTTGGATAGTTCCATGAAAACAGCTTGGGAAGATGATTCTCCAGGAAATGGTGTTGGTGAAACCCTATCTTATAAATTTGACTCGTTGACAAATATCGGAAGAGTTCTTATTACGAATGGAGATGTGTCAAGTAAAGAAAATTACTATAACAAAAACCGAATTGCTAAAGCAGATCTCAAATACTATAATGGTGATAAATTGGTCTTGGTCCAACAAGTCGACTTTGCGGATAATTACACGAAAAAACCATATCATGTTGAATTAGACAAGAAAGTTGATGTGGACAAGGTTGAAATTGAAGTGACGGCTATCCATCAAGGGAAAAACAAAGATACCTTAGCTATTTCTGAGGTTACATTTGGTAACTTGGAAAAGGATAAATTTCAAAATAAATTCAACCAGTTAAGAGAAAAGTGGGTAACAGATCAGCAAGCTGAAGAATTTATTAAATATGCTGAAGCTTATGCTGATAAGGCTATTGCCATGTCTGCGGTTTCTTCAAGAACCGAATACTATCGTATGTACGAAAGTAGGAAGTACAACTATAAAAAAGAATTTGTTGAAAACCTCAAGAAAATCTATTTGGACACTGGTGCGTCACATATTGCCAGCAAAAAAGATATTATTTCTGCATTTGAAAATGCTGCTAGAGGATTTTCAATCGGAAGACAAGAACATGGTTTATTCGTGACGAGTGTCGCTGAAGACAATGCTCACCTCTATGATGATAAAGGAAATTTAAAGGCAGCAGCTGCGATTGAAGAAATTAAGGGTGTTGATCCTGGTAAATATAAAGACGGTGTTTACCAATATGAGTACGATGCAGCACTTGCTAAGAATATTAATCAGTTAGGCTTTATCAGAACGGCAAGCGGTGACACCCCAGGTGCTAATTCTTTGAATATTCCAGGTTGTCAAACCTTTGCTGGAAAAAATATTCAAAATTCAGAGAGTGAATTAATTTTTCCTTCGATTGATGTCAAAGGGATTTCATCAAAGAAAGTATTAGCAGAAATTGATTCAAAAGGCTACTTCGAAATTGTAGATCCGACTATTATTACACCGAAAGGTGAGAGGAAACAAGTTAGCGGCCGTTTTAAAATTAAAAAAATGTAG
- a CDS encoding thiamine pyrophosphate-dependent dehydrogenase E1 component subunit alpha — MVTVSKEQHLDMFLKMERIREFDSRINKLVRRGFVQGMTHFSVGEEAANVGAVAHLTYDDIIFSNHRGHGQSIAKDMDLNKMMAELAGKATGVSKGRGGSMHLADFEKGNYGTNGIVGGGYALAVGAALTQQYKGTNNIAVAFSGDGATNEGSFHESVNMAATWKLPVIFFIINNRYGISMSINNATNTPHLYTRAEAYGIPGFYCEDGNDVMAVYETMGKAVEHVRGGNGPAIVEVESYRWFGHSTADAGKYRTKEEVDEWKEKDPIIKYRTYLTSEGIATDDELDAIQAQVKKEVDDAYEFAQNSPDPELSVAFEDVWVD; from the coding sequence ATGGTAACAGTTTCTAAAGAACAACATTTGGATATGTTCCTTAAAATGGAACGTATTCGTGAATTTGATTCACGTATTAATAAACTCGTCCGTCGTGGATTTGTGCAAGGGATGACTCACTTTTCTGTTGGTGAAGAAGCAGCAAACGTTGGGGCAGTGGCTCACTTGACTTACGATGATATTATTTTCTCAAATCACCGTGGCCATGGTCAATCAATCGCTAAAGACATGGATCTTAACAAAATGATGGCTGAACTTGCTGGTAAAGCAACTGGTGTGTCTAAAGGGCGTGGTGGCTCTATGCATTTGGCTGACTTTGAAAAAGGAAACTATGGTACCAATGGTATCGTTGGTGGTGGTTACGCCCTTGCAGTAGGTGCGGCGCTTACCCAACAATATAAAGGAACTAACAATATCGCTGTTGCCTTCTCAGGTGATGGAGCTACCAATGAAGGCTCATTCCATGAGTCTGTTAATATGGCTGCAACATGGAAACTTCCTGTTATTTTCTTCATCATCAACAACCGTTATGGTATTTCAATGAGCATTAATAACGCTACAAATACACCACATTTATATACTCGTGCAGAAGCTTATGGTATTCCTGGTTTCTACTGTGAAGATGGAAATGACGTGATGGCTGTTTATGAAACAATGGGCAAAGCCGTTGAACACGTTCGTGGTGGAAATGGTCCAGCTATCGTTGAAGTAGAGTCATATCGCTGGTTTGGTCATTCAACTGCCGATGCTGGTAAATACCGCACCAAAGAAGAAGTGGATGAGTGGAAGGAAAAAGATCCAATAATCAAATATCGAACTTACCTCACAAGTGAAGGTATTGCTACTGATGACGAATTGGATGCTATTCAAGCACAAGTCAAAAAAGAAGTTGACGATGCTTATGAATTTGCACAAAATAGTCCAGATCCAGAACTTTCAGTAGCTTTCGAAGACGTTTGGGTTGACTAA
- a CDS encoding NAD glycohydrolase inhibitor → MYNCPNGYEQYVALFNKSLSKRELIRYFVGQDKTHRLTSRDSLMSDISDSEFIFEYCLYPSFLQGKTEIKELVQEALLEMSVSNDPIQVYQALLFLNSQKLMLRYYETVPFTVDQEPILTNIKVALSNEDLKNKMKTYQIGEFACYQDSMFDMLERVLLTF, encoded by the coding sequence ATGTATAATTGTCCCAATGGTTATGAACAGTATGTAGCATTGTTTAACAAATCACTTAGTAAAAGGGAGTTGATTCGTTACTTTGTTGGTCAAGATAAAACACATCGGTTAACGAGTCGGGATTCTTTGATGTCAGATATTTCTGATTCAGAATTTATTTTTGAGTATTGTTTGTATCCAAGTTTTTTACAAGGTAAGACAGAAATTAAAGAACTTGTCCAAGAGGCTTTGCTAGAAATGTCTGTCAGTAACGATCCTATTCAAGTTTATCAAGCGCTTTTATTTCTAAATTCGCAAAAGCTGATGCTTCGTTATTATGAAACTGTTCCGTTTACAGTGGATCAAGAGCCTATTTTAACTAATATTAAAGTAGCTTTATCGAATGAAGACTTAAAAAATAAAATGAAAACTTATCAGATCGGAGAATTTGCATGTTATCAAGATAGTATGTTTGATATGCTAGAAAGAGTTTTACTAACATTCTAA
- the lpdA gene encoding dihydrolipoyl dehydrogenase, producing the protein MAVEIIMPKLGVDMQEGEIIEWKKQEGDTVNEGDILLEIMSDKTNMELEAEDSGVLLKITRQAGETVPVTEVIGYIGAEGESIEVSSSAASDVNVARTTEDLEAAGLEVPKAPTQAASATPKAALADDEYDIIVVGGGPAGYYAAIRGAQLGGKIAIVEKSEFGGTCLNVGCIPTKTYLKNAEILDGIKIAAGRGINLASTSYTIDMDKTVDFKNTVVKTLTGGVQGLLKANKVTIFNGLGQVNPDKTVTIGSQTIKGRNIILATGSKVSRINIPGIDSKLVLTSDDILDLREMPKSLAVMGGGVVGIELGLVWASYGVDVTVIEMADRIIPAMDKEVSLELQKILSKKGMKIKTSVGVSEIVEANNQLTLKLNNGEEVVAEKALLSIGRVPQMNGLENLNLEMDRNRIKVNDYQETSIPGIYAPGDVNGTKMLAHAAYRMGEVAAENAIHGNTTRKANLKYTPAAVYTHPEVAMVGLTEEQAREQYGDVLIGKNSFTGNGRAIASNEAHGFVKVIADTKYHEILGVHIIGPAAAEMINEAATIMEAELTVDELLLSIHGHPTFSEVMYEAFADVLGEAIHNPPKRK; encoded by the coding sequence ATGGCTGTTGAAATTATTATGCCAAAACTCGGTGTTGACATGCAAGAAGGTGAAATCATCGAGTGGAAAAAACAAGAAGGTGATACTGTTAATGAAGGTGATATTCTTCTTGAAATCATGTCAGACAAAACCAATATGGAACTTGAAGCAGAAGACTCAGGTGTTCTTCTTAAAATTACTCGCCAAGCAGGTGAAACAGTACCTGTAACAGAAGTTATCGGTTATATCGGTGCAGAAGGTGAATCTATTGAGGTTTCAAGCTCAGCTGCTTCAGATGTCAACGTTGCTCGTACAACAGAAGATTTGGAAGCTGCTGGACTTGAGGTGCCAAAAGCACCAACTCAAGCTGCTTCAGCTACACCAAAAGCGGCGCTTGCTGACGATGAATATGATATTATCGTTGTTGGTGGTGGCCCAGCTGGTTACTATGCTGCTATTCGCGGCGCTCAACTTGGTGGTAAAATTGCCATCGTTGAGAAATCCGAATTTGGTGGTACTTGCTTGAATGTAGGCTGTATTCCAACGAAGACTTATCTAAAAAATGCTGAAATCCTTGATGGTATCAAGATTGCAGCAGGACGCGGGATTAACCTTGCATCAACTAGCTACACGATTGATATGGACAAAACAGTTGACTTTAAAAACACCGTTGTGAAAACCTTAACAGGCGGTGTTCAAGGACTTCTTAAAGCTAATAAAGTCACTATTTTTAATGGTCTTGGTCAAGTAAACCCTGACAAGACTGTAACTATTGGGTCACAAACGATTAAAGGTCGCAACATCATTCTTGCAACAGGGTCTAAGGTATCACGTATCAATATTCCAGGGATTGATTCTAAGCTTGTCTTAACGTCTGATGATATTCTTGATCTTCGTGAAATGCCAAAATCACTTGCTGTTATGGGTGGTGGTGTCGTTGGTATCGAGCTTGGACTTGTTTGGGCATCATATGGTGTCGATGTTACTGTTATTGAAATGGCAGACCGTATTATCCCAGCAATGGATAAGGAAGTCTCTCTTGAACTTCAAAAAATCCTTTCTAAGAAAGGTATGAAGATCAAAACATCTGTTGGTGTCTCTGAGATTGTTGAAGCTAATAACCAATTGACCTTGAAACTTAATAATGGTGAAGAAGTTGTTGCTGAAAAAGCCTTGCTTTCTATCGGTCGTGTGCCACAAATGAACGGACTTGAAAACCTTAACCTTGAAATGGATCGTAACCGTATCAAAGTTAATGACTACCAAGAAACATCAATTCCAGGTATCTACGCACCAGGTGATGTTAATGGAACTAAAATGCTTGCGCATGCTGCCTACCGTATGGGTGAAGTAGCTGCAGAAAATGCTATCCATGGTAATACGACTCGTAAAGCTAACCTTAAATACACTCCAGCAGCTGTTTACACTCACCCTGAAGTGGCAATGGTTGGTTTAACTGAAGAACAAGCTCGTGAGCAATACGGTGATGTGCTTATCGGTAAAAATAGTTTCACTGGTAATGGGCGTGCCATTGCTTCAAACGAAGCACATGGTTTTGTAAAAGTCATTGCTGATACCAAATACCATGAAATCCTAGGAGTTCACATTATTGGACCAGCTGCAGCGGAAATGATTAACGAAGCGGCAACCATTATGGAAGCAGAATTGACTGTTGATGAATTGTTATTATCAATTCACGGACACCCAACCTTCTCTGAAGTCATGTATGAAGCTTTTGCAGATGTTCTTGGTGAAGCTATCCATAACCCACCAAAACGTAAATAA